A window from Montipora capricornis isolate CH-2021 chromosome 7, ASM3666992v2, whole genome shotgun sequence encodes these proteins:
- the LOC138056909 gene encoding pituitary tumor-transforming gene 1 protein-interacting protein-like → MNFEQRLLCISLVTLAALIYATMPVSAEETDCTKFNASCGDCTENTACYWCSSTGKCNNYPGWTKIVPRDCPSKKWYYGQCWIAGNVLIILVPSVVCVVLIVIGCCIYCCCCRQCQKCKRKRLEKEDAKLKRKRAEMQAINAQKRSEREVKRDEIRKKYGLRPGGSSGYQKIEDTP, encoded by the coding sequence atgaattttgaACAACGTCTACTGTGCATTTCGCTTGTGACTCTCGCAGCTTTGATTTACGCCACGATGCCTGTATCAGCGGAAGAAACCGACTGCACCAAATTCAACGCCTCTTGCGGCGATTGTACCGAGAATACGGCTTGTTACTGGTGTTCCTCGACCGGAAAATGTAACAACTATCCAGGCTGGACGAAGATAGTTCCCAGAGATTGTCCCAGCAAGAAATGGTACTATGGACAATGCTGGATCGCAGGCAATGTCCTTATCATTTTAGTTCCTTCGGTGGTCTGTGTCGTCTTGATTGTAATCGGCTGTTGCATTTATTGCTGTTGTTGTCGGCAGTGCCAGAAGTGCAAAAGAAAACGACTGGAAAAAGAAGATGCCAAGTTGAAGCGAAAACGGGCCGAAATGCAGGCGATCAATGCTCAGAAACGAAGTGAAAGGGAAGTCAAGAGAGATGAAATTCGCAAGAAGTACGGCCTTCGACCAGGCGGATCGTCAGGCTATCAGAAAATTGAAGATACACCGTAA
- the LOC138056427 gene encoding uncharacterized protein, whose protein sequence is MGSPLGPLLANVFMCSIEETLERDGKMPAYYRRYVDDTLTIVPNIASANEFLETLNHCHPSVKFTMEIENNGMLPFLGTQLLKKSTQIQTKVYVKPTNTGLLLHYKSHVDDRYKRGLLKTMLDRAFRLSSNWSYFSGECDRLKMVFSRLSYPDRLINSTISRFIAVKASDQPVRELPAVNNELKAVPVVLPFKDQSSADIVRAQLRDLSQKIQVTVRPVFVSHKIKQHLKPREVKPPIVNQQSLVYQFKCDLCDAGYVGYTRRHLHQRVDEHKNASSSIGKHFRVEHSYVPNDLTRNLTILKKCKSKFDCLIYEMFLINELRPSLNVQSDSIRAKVF, encoded by the coding sequence ATGGGCTCCCCGCTCGGACCCTTATTGGCGAACGTTTTTATGTGCAGCATAGAAGAAACGCTCGAGCGCGATGGCAAGATGCCCGCATACTACAGgagatatgtggatgacacgtTAACTATTGTGCCAAATATAGCATCAGCTAATGAATTCCTCGAGACTCTTAACCACTGCCACCCCTCGGTTAAGTTCACTATGGAGATTGAGAATAATGGAATGCTTCCGTTTCTGGGCACACAGCTCCTTAAAAAATCTACACAAATCCAAACCAAAGTGTATGTCAAACCTACCAACACTGGCCTTTTGCTGCATTACAAGAGCCATGTTGATGATCGCTACAAGCGCGGCTTATTGAAAACTATGCTTGATCGTGCGTTCCGCCTCTCATCTAACTGGTCATACTTTTCCGGTGAATGTGATCGGCTCAAAATGGTGTTTTCTCGTCTTAGCTATCCAGACAGGTTAATTAATTCCACCATCTCGCGCTTCATTGCAGTCAAAGCTTCTGATCAACCTGTTCGCGAGTTACCAGCTGTTAACAACGAATTAAAAGCGGTTCCTGTGGTTCTGCCATTTAAGGACCAGTCTTCAGCCGATATTGTGAGAGCACAACTTAGAGATCTGAGCCAGAAAATTCAAGTGACCGTCCGGCCCGTGTTTGTTAGCCACAAGATTAAACAGCATCTGAAACCGCGCGAAGTCAAGCCTCCCATTGTCaaccaacaatcccttgtttatcagtttaaatgtgacctgtgtgatgcaggttatgttggttacacACGGCGGCATTTGCATCAACGCGTTGACGAGCACAAGAATGCGTCTTCCTCCATTGGAAAGCATTTCCGTGTGGAACATTCCTATGTGCCCAATGACCTTACGAGGAATTTAACtatcttaaaaaagtgcaagagcaagtttgactgtctcatttatgaaatgtttttaattaatgaactgagaccaagcctgaatgtacagtcagactcaattcgtgcgaaagtgTTTTAA